One Tenebrio molitor chromosome 2, icTenMoli1.1, whole genome shotgun sequence genomic region harbors:
- the LOC138124716 gene encoding receptor-type tyrosine-protein phosphatase T-like, which yields MLRKILLYGILMICLAKSKSDNDFFITKNLYNKKYFCVTNTTYALSWTTTEVEENLEQESTFIPKRNNNSLDCRIEDDQITKKYFVKTPWKLTNSLEANINEVIVDQRWEEMKIYKTEYVTGDGTPLKFTTALSTLKSNFDIPFSIRTEGEAHIFLCDGKDPPESNCYWFMLQTFNGNEIAIQKCSKKSIPKINNERAQGECKMKQANIVRPDFPRFLNSTHWTHLKLSKTAETLSLLQKNGYKSRKIIEFSDKQELINVTHMIIHSKMVNALWKIHQVEFIYTNEETDKVQLGSTFSPTEKYLCVSMYLLMCDSCKIKLTLLDASDVKVIEQDFSHFGSPEWREIKFTSERKQYQYNNFKLLVSTIGGTRDQWFWAIDRVRLCQKEEFRMIGLSEKATCQLMSDDKKIITFKDSLQVSESKCPESSIGEFCVPCKWIYESCKGTKICDNDKCVCSSGYTNKDCYYECESGRYDHGCKKSCGNCNYSGCNNIDGTCSPCTDGFSGPRCDIPPSIIFARPPDVTDVKYTEATVQVTDFTLDSSSDNSEKPDAYAIQYKVAANQSSKWITHNLVYRFNENRSIVINNLKADTKYFVRGVIITRDTNVNLGSHLKFKEFTTNCQEVSLDNIEIKSTNTTALVSLKTPINSILCKLEKYHIYLQETGNRGSLDNTDVYFDELNPFTTYTIIFHGNIQKRQKKKFQTTEGVPQQVLNLRVANKSSSTICIKWEKPYSINGIFKHYIVKYRHVSYVACKQLPTTPSTERTLRVTETSTTIKDLIPYSKYLFSVFAENTKLKGLPSEFLEETLPADEIESEEIPEVTVTPGMGGVNIQFSHNCQKIRGQLVVNTTVICDNEWCKNQNRTKTTNHYVSNEIITLDKLTPFSDYSLDLIFCRNYTNCEGSIKKETFRTKPTVPNAVTDLLVYTKNESSASLRWKPPYPPKGVVEKYKIEYHNKHSNRIKNLNIMSCKVWPDFHCVTVSNLERGVIYTFKVKAKNQDVAEFGPANSTYTKTEIEPSRAPYDLNITWTINNDLIVQWKHPNESNGPIKYFNIILLRESNHMQKNLLITNNTYYLNYNFKIDSAEVFPSTQYNVQVSAFNGVSGHYVSLVDTSPPDIPLLNGDPDSNSTNDTITLKISLQKPRGQSDNRRLVILIKSTNLKATAANYSLIPSQDNITETIGDIHSNNFLLEPGTSYKVTILLLNTFQNKTRSKEYSYLYKTSGGQDSSLLGLLVLLVIIPIAVIIYKKRDKLLSLKNDRFKRNNTSLIPPGECENAVPKNQNSEMTTTADILVYSRKVENQQFFQYVKTCMQTKQLEEEHQRILNRLAKNTYETIQCGSLEYVDVQFADGRLVEKVYATSPIPQSNEIDSFWKTIWDEKIYNIVLFDTCHINDLKTFENYWPDFNQELHCCDLSVRCIFEETFAFYQCRRFIINYENLTRQVDQLQFCLLSNKEVQCLSLNYIEFFKKASEIPLGCNSPILVHSSSGMHGNTFALLCDICLRTSKKDGVVDVLENLKRLTEYNTNFVIDCDHYVLTHLVILENLLRVDTSINCKSLDRSRTHLFTAGETEMHLRHLKDTLWMDAVKERDCNVYFRAVSPLHEGKVFLEARNLGEENSPCWNRLGAISVDGFRCPNKFLVIPQPTSNTLSDIWDLVIEKNTSVILSLNEITSLSTNVPFVSRDMKTKVSPTVSVERKFTIDFGNYEWTKVEWSSRTKEQTIEILSMKTWSPKTACPADVSDFVNFCIAANERIKESRSVMVTCCNGVTASGLFTAMFYNMQQMKRNGMCDVCTSVRTVRRHCPQFVNDKKQYTFLVEATHRYIKECKLYEAVLS from the exons ATGCTTCGGAAAAT ATTACTTTATGGAATTTTGATGATTTGCTTGGCAAAATCGAAGAGTGACAATGActtctttattactaaaaattTGTACAACAAGAAGTATTTTTGTGTGACCAACACTACCTATGCGTTAAGTTGGACTACAACGGAAGTAGAAGAAAATTTGGAACAAG AGTCAACGTTTATACCGAAAAGAAATAACAACTCTTTGGACTGTCGTATTGAAGATGATCaaataactaaaaaatatttcgtaaAGACTCCTTGGAAGTTGACAAACTCGTTGGAAGCAAACATTAACGAAGTAATAGTTGACCAACGATGGGAAG AgatgaaaatttataaaacagaATATGTTACTGGTGATGGCACtcctttaaaatttaccacAGCTTTGTCAACATTAAAATCCAACTTTGACATTCCCTTTTCAATACGCACTGAAGGGGAAGCTCACATTTTTCTTTGCGATGGAAAAGATCCTCCCGAATCTAATTGTTATTGGTTCATGTTGCAAACTTTTAATGGAAACGAAAttgcaatacaaaaatgttcaaaaaaatctatacctaaaattaataatgaaagGGCGCAAGGAGAGTGCAAGATGAAACAAGCTAATATAGTG CGTCCAGATTTTCCAAGATTCCTTAACAGCACCCACTGGACGCACTTGAAACTTTCCAAAACAGCCGAAACCTTAAGCCTGCTTCAAAAGAACGGATACAAAAGCAGAAAAATAATAGAATTTTCAGATAAACAAGAACTAATTAACGTAACTCATATGATTATTCACAGCAAAATGGTCAACGCTTTATGGAAAATTCACCAAG ttgaatttatttatacaaacGAAGAAACAGATAAAGTACAACTAGGATCCACTTTCTCTCCGACGGAGAAATATTTATGTGTGTCGATGTATCTGTTAATGTGCGATtcttgcaaaataaaattaacattacTTGATGCCAGTGATGTTAAAGTAATTGAGCAAGATTTCAGTCATTTCGGA tCTCCAGAGTGGAGAGAAATTAAATTCACAAGCGAGAGGAAACAGTATCAATACAACAACTTCAAATTATTAGTATCAACAATTGGTGGGACAAGAGATCAATGGTTTTGGGCAATCGACAGGGTTAGACTTTGTCAGAAGGAAG AATTTCGAATGATTGGTTTATCCGAAAAAGCGACATGCCAACTGATGTCCGACGACAAGAAAATTATTACCTTCAAGGATTCATTACAAGTATCTG AAAGTAAATGTCCTGAAAGTAGCATCGGAGAATTTTGTGTGCCCTGTAAATGGATTTATGAAAGTTGCAAAGGAACCAAAATTTGTGACAACGACAAGTGTGTATGTTCGTCAGGATACACGAACAAGGATTGCTACTACG AATGCGAAAGTGGAAGGTACGATCACGGATGTAAAAAATCTTGTGGAAATTGCAACTATTCAGGGTGCAATAACATTGACGGAACATGCTCCCCCTGCACTGATGGATTCAGCGGACCAAGATGCGATATAC CACCATCAATAATTTTCGCAAGACCTCCAGATGTTACTGATGTAAAATACACAGAAGCCACAGTCCAGGTGACAGATTTTACGTTGGACAGTTCATCTGATAATAGTGAGAAGCCTGACGCTTACGCAATTCAATATAAA gTAGCAGCAAATCAAAGTTCAAAATGGATCACACACAATTTAGTCTATCGATTTAACGAAAATCGTTCAATAGTaatcaataatttaaaagccgacacaaaatattttgtgagAGGCGTTATTATCACAAGAGatacaaatgttaatttaggatcgcatttaaaatttaaagaattCACCACCAATTGTCAAG AAGTATCTTTAGACAACATTGAGATAAAATCAACCAACACTACCGCATTGGTCTCCTTAAAAACTccg ATAAATAGTATACTGtgtaaattggaaaaataccACATTTATTTACAAGAAACTGGAAATCGTGGATCCTTAGATAATACAGATGTATATTTTGATGAATTAAATCCGTTCACAACTTACACAATAATCTTCCACGGTAATATCCAAAAGCGCCAGAAGAAAAAGTTTCAAACAACAGAAGGAG TTCCACAGCAAGTCTTAAATCTGAGAGTCGCCAATAAATCATCATCAACAATTTGCATAAAATGGGAAAAACCCTATTCCATTAACGGTATTTTTAAACATTACATCGTTAAATATCGA cACGTGTCGTACGTAGCGTGCAAGCAACTTCCAACAACTCCATCGACGGAGCGTACTCTGAGAGTCACCGAAACTTCAACAACAATCAAAGATTTAATTCCATATTCGAAATACTTGTTTTCCGTGTTTGCCGAAAACACAAAATTGAAAGGACTTCCGTCagaatttttggaagaaaccTTACCCGCAGACGAAATCGAATCCGAAGAGATACCAGAAGTGACAGTCACACCTGGCATGGGTGGGGTTAATATTCAATTTTCACATAATTGCCAGAAAATTCGAGGACAATTGGTGGTGAATACGACCGTCATTTGTGACAACGAATGGTGCAAGAACCAAAACAGAACTAAAACAACAAACCATTATGTGTCAAACGAGATAATTACGCTAGATAAGTTAACTCCATTTTCTGACTACAGTTTGGATCTGATATTTTGTAGAAATTATACGAATTGCGAAGGTAGCATAAAGAAGGAAACGTTTCGAACAAAACCAACAG TTCCCAATGCGGTCACTGATTTGCTGGTTTATACCAAAAACGAAAGTTCAGCTTCGCTCAGATGGAAACCACCTTACCCACCAAAAGGGGttgtagaaaaatataaaattgaataTCATAATAAACATTCAAACCGGATAAAGAATCTTAATATCATGTCCTGCAAAGTATGGCCGGATTTTCATTGTGTTACGGTGTCAAATTTGGAACGTGGCGTAATATACACATTTAAA GTGAAAGCCAAAAATCAAGATGTTGCAGAATTTGGACCAGCGAATTCCACTTatacaaaaacagaaatag AACCATCACGAGCGCCATACGATTTAAACATCACTTGGACGATTAATAATGACCTGATAGTGCAATGGAAACATCCAAACGAATCTAATGGTCcaattaagtattttaataTCATTTTACTCCGTGAAAGTAACCACATGCAAAAGAATCTACTAATCACGAACAACACCTATTAcctaaattataatttcaaa ATAGATTCCGCAGAAGTCTTTCCTTCTACTCAATACAACGTTCAAGTTTCGGCATTCAACGGTGTTTCCGGGCATTACGTCTCATTGGTGGACACAAGTCCACCCGACATACCATTACTGAATGGTGATCCTGACAGTAACAGTACAAATGATACGATTACATTAAAAATCTCGCTTCAAAAACCACGAGGACAAAGTGACAATCGTCGTCTCGTCATCTTAATCAAAAGTACGAACCTAAAAGCTACTGCAGCTAATTACTCTTTAATACCTTCACAAGATAATATCACAGAAACTATCGGTGATATTCAttcgaacaattttttgttggaaCCGGGAACTTCCTATAAGGTCACAATATTATTGCTCAAtacttttcaaaacaaaaccaGAAGCAAGGAGTATTCTTACTTGTACAAGACATCAGGTGGACAAGACTCAAGTCTCCTTGGTTTGTTAGTCCTACTGGTGATAATACCAATCGCAGTCATTATTTACAA GAAAAGAGATAAGTTGTTGTCCCTCAAAAACGACAGATTCAAGAGGAACAACACGT CCTTAATCCCGCCTGGAGAATGTGAAAATGCTGTACCGAAA AATCAAAATAGTGAAATGACTACTACTGCTGACATACTCGTATATTCGAGAAAAGTCGAAAATCAACAGTTTTTTCAATATGTCAAGACGTGTATGCAAACCAAACAACTCGAAGAGGAACATCAG AGGATTTTAAATCGTCTCGCCAAAAACACGTATGAAACGATACAGTGTGGTTCCTTGGAATATGTCGACGTGCAGTTCGCCGAT GGACGTCTCGTCGAGAAAGTTTACGCAACTAGTCCGATACCCCAAAGTAACgaaattgacagtttttggAAGACAATTTGGGacgaaaaaatttataatatagTACTGTTTGACACTTGCCACATAAACGATCTG aaaacatttgaaaattattggcCCGATTTTAACCAAGAACTACACTGCTGCGACCTCTCCGTTCGCTGTATCTTCGAAGAAACATTCGCGTTTTACCAATGCAGAAGATTTAtcataaattatgaaaatctGACTCGTCAG GTAGACCAACTTCAATTTTGTTTACTGTCGAATAAAGAAGTACAGTGTTTGTCACTAAATTACATcgagtttttcaaaaaagcgtCGGAGATTCCTCTCGGTTGCAACTCCCCTATTCTCGTCCACAGCAG TTCGGGAATGCACGGCAACACCTTCGCTCTGCTTTGTGACATTTGTCTTAGGACGTCTAAGAAGGACGGCGTCGTCGACGTTTTGGAAAATCTCAAAAGACTCACAGAATACAACACAAATTTCGTGATAGATTGTGACCATTACGTGCTGACTCATCTGGTCATCCTTGAGAATCTTCTTCGTGTCGACACCAGCATCAATTGCAAATCTCTCGACAGGAGTAGAACCCACCTGTTCACAGCAGGAGAAACGGAAATGCATTTGAGACACTTGAAAGACACCTTATGGATGGATGCAGTAAAAGAAAGAGACTGCAATGTTTATTTCCGAGCCGTTTCTCCAC tACACGAGGGTAAAGTATTTCTTGAGGCTCGTAACTTGGGTGAGGAAAATTCTCCATGCTGGAATCGACTAGGTGCCATCAGCGTTGACGGGTTTAGATGtcctaataaatttttggtcaTACCTCAGCCGACATCGAACACACTAAGTGACATTTGGGATTTGGTTATTGAGAAAAATACTTCAGTCATTTTGTCGCTCAACGAAATTACTTCACTATCTACA AACGTTCCCTTTGTGTCCAGAGACATGAAAACAAAAGTGTCTCCGACCGTGAGTGTCGAACGAAAATTCACTATAGATTTTGGAAATTACGAATGGACAAAGGTGGAGTGGAGCAGCAGAACG AAAGAACAAACTATCGAGATCCTCTCCATGAAAACGTGGTCTCCCAAAACAGCTTGTCCTGCAGATGTTTCagattttgtgaatttttgcaTCGCCGCAAACGAAAGAATCAAAGAGTCCAGATCGGTGATGGTGACGTGTTG TAATGGAGTTACTGCGTCGGGATTGTTTACGGCGATGTTTTATAACATGCAACAGATGAAAAGGAACGGAATGTGCGATGTGTGCACGAGTGTCCGAACTGTTCGGCGCCATTGTCCTCAGTTTGTGAACGACAAa AAGCAGTACACTTTCTTGGTCGAAGCTACGCATCGCTACATCAAAGAATGTAAATTATATGAA GCAGTTTTATCTTAG